The genomic region ACTTAAAAAGATGTTAGAATTTTTTTTAGAACTACGAAGTCACATGACTGGTACCTGGTAAGCGCAATAGAACCCCCGGCCCCACACACATAACCCCACATCTATCCCTCAACAAAAAAAAATCATAAACCATGTCATTAGTAGCTGCGTTGGCATTGATCTCGAATCCTTGTGCGATCTCAATCTTATGGGCTAAATCATTTCCATACTAAGCAAGCTCACCACCGGCTGACAGTCAGTCTTGGTGTACAaataaacaaaagatgaagctcttgatgactgcatgcatgcatgcatgcatgcatacatACTAGTAGTAAGTAGTGTTATCTTTTTTCCCCAATGATCTGTTGCCTTGCCCTTGCCCTTCCTAACTAGACACTACTAGCAATAAGCAACGAGTTAGTTAACCCTAACAAACGAAATGACGGGCTCCAATCAGTCCTCGAACAGGCAGTAAACAAGTGGTTTTTGCACAGTGCCATGTCATGTGTTCCACTGCTCCTGCAGTTGCAGGGTGCAGGGTGCACACATATCCAGGCACAAGGCAAGGGCTGGGCTTTTGGACTGGGGCTGTGGATGGAGCGAGCGAGACCAGGCCAAAGGGTGGTCAAACAAAGTTTAGCTGCCCTCTTGTGACCCCGAATGAATATCCCCACTGCAGCTTTTAATAAGCACCCTGTGCCTGTGCACCCCCCCTACAGTAGACCACATACAGTAGATAAAAAGCATGTGTGTTTAACTTTAACCCCACCGTAAGTAACATCAGTCAGTCCTCAGGAAGGACCGAAAGAGAGGATAAATCACGAACAAATAaataaagagagagaaaaaaaaaagatGAATGTGAGCTGCCAAGCAAAGCTAACCCATGTCTCTCCGGTTGGTGGCCGTCCACCATTGCATCTGCACTGAGCACTATACATGTCCaatgggccgtgccgggccggcccggcccgggcacGGCTTGGCCCGGCACGAGAGGCACTAGTCCAAGCCCGGCACGGTTTGGTATCgtgtcgtgccgggccggcccgcggGCTGGCTAACGCGGCCTAAGCCCGGCACGGTTATTCTtacacgggccgtgccgggccggaggcACGACGGGCCTGTCGTGCCGGGTCGGGCCCGGTCCCATAAAAAAACACTTCAAAATTCAGAATTTAATTGTAATATTCAAATTTATTTTAGATTTAGTTAATTATATTTATAATTTTAGATACATATTTAGACAAAAGAATTTTAGATACACATATAAACACATATTACAAGTCAGAATGCTCTCATATAATAACATATCATAAGTATTATAGCTAAAAATAGACTGGCCGTTATAAAATCAGTCCCTCAAACGGGCCGTTACCTTGCCTACCAATTAACCGTGTCGAGCCCGTGCCTGCACCGCGGGCCCGACGGCCAGCCCAAGCCCGGCACGGCTATTGAACCGGGCCGGCCCGGGCACGCCTCTAGTCGGGCCGTGCCGTGCTCGTGCCGGGTCACGACCGTGCCGGGTCACGGGCCCActaccgggccggcccgtttggaCATGTATACTGAGCACTGCCATTGCTGCATGTGTCGTGTGTgtgagatgatgatgatgatggcttGGTTGGCTGGAGTGCTAGCTGCCATTGCAATTGCGGCATTTGCCATTGCTATGACAGGCTTTGGGAAAAGCTTATTACCATCCCATCCCATCCAGACGGTGGGTTAGTTAGTTAGTCACTatgctaagggctagtttggcaacctCATTTTTCTATGGGATTTTCAATTTCCAaatggaaaatgaactaatttcccatgGGAAATGAAAAACCTTTGGGAAATTGTGGTTCCCAAACCAGCCCTAAATAAATAATACTCTCTCCGAGAAAACTCCAGTACTAGTACTTACTTCGCCATGCTAGCCGTCTTTAACCGTTGGGTGTCTTTTTGACCGCCTGCCTTGGCTTTGCTGTGCTTTGCTTGCTGCAAGCTCCCTGGTCCCTGCTCCTCCTTTCCTTGGTAGCTTGGACACGCCACGGTTCAACAAAGCCGGGGGCATGGCATTGAATGAATCCAGTCCAACGCCAGCCAAGCCGTTCCGTGTTAATAATCAGCTATCACTGCCTGCGCTGCGACAAAGGCTTCATGTGAGCACGCATGACCTGCCAAAGCCAAAACGGAACAATTCTCACGGTTTTTACCGCCATCACCGGAAAGAGAGCTATCCTCCTGTTTGTCTGTGTGTATAAGAATTAAGAAGTTGACATAAAATTTCAGGAAAAACAAACAGTATGAGGATTGGCAGATAATTGCATAGATATAATAAGTAAGCTGCAATATTTTTTAGGACAATTAAAAGAATAACTTGTGATAAATACAACTCATAGTTTTTTTTCTATAGCTAAATGATAACAAGATTACATGTTTGAACAACAAGGAAGAAAAATATAGAAGAGGTGGCGTAATAAGGAGGCACCTGGTGCTGTGTGACACTACCATCCTTTGCCTCCTAACAGCAAAACACCTGCATCGATCACAGAAAAAATAAAGGTTGAAAAAAACAACAACAACTAATCACAACACCAACCAAACCAAACAAGCCAAGCGAAAGCGAGATGATTTGATTCATCGTCATCATCGCATCCACTGCTATTTCTATCATCACAGTACACAACAGTGGCTTGCAACAGAGACCCAACAAAACCAAACTGTAAGCGCACCGCCCAAAACCCTATAAACCATCTCCCATCTCTCTGGCTCGCTCGTCTAGCAGATGCACAGCAGCAGGCGTCCCCTGTCTTCGTCCTTCCGAAATCCCAATCCTCCCTCCGAGTCCCCCATCCCAAAACTCGGAGCTCCGAAGCTGGCACTGGCATCGCGGCAATGCCGAGGCCGCCCACAATGGTGATCCAGGACGACTACATCGACATGGACCTGACCCCGGCAGCCACACCGGAGCCCTCGCCAGCCTCGCCCCGCTTCGAGTTCCagagcgccggcgccggcgccgccggCGACAGGCATAGGGAGGCGGCGTTCGCGTCCCCCGCGGACGAGCTGTTCTACAAGGGCAACCTGCTGCCGCTCCACCTGCCGCCGCGGCTGCAGCTCGTGCAGAGGCTCCTCCAGGACCAGGAGCAGCCGCCGCCGCTGCGAGGGGCGAAGCGGGATGCGGAGTCGGAtgccacggcggcggcggcggcagagcGAGGAGACGCCGACGCTGCCGCTGCCGCCAGCAAGGTGTGCGCCGCCAAGAAGCCGTCTTGGGCCAAGAAGCTCAAGGTGGTTAAGCGGTGGGCGTCGAAGGAGTACATCCGGTCGCTCTTCCTGGCCAGGCCGCCGTTGCCGAGCGACATCGTCGCCGCCGCCGGTGGCGCCAGCGCCAGCGGCCACGGCATCGGCAGCGTCAGCGCGAGGGGGAGCGTCCTAGAGCAGGAGGAGGTGTGCCAGTGCCAGCACCGCAAGTCCTTCTCCGGCATCATCCGCCGGGTGCGCCTCGTGGCGACCAAGGCGCCTGGGACCTCGCCGCTGTgctcctcctcgtcctcgtcctcctcgTCGTCCACGCCGTCGTGCCGCAACGCAAACGGGTTCTTCTTCCGGACGCCGGCGTCGGCGGCGGGGGCGACGCCGGCGCTGAAGCGGAGCAGCAGCGCCGGGTCGTCCGAGGAGGGCGCCATCCAGGGCGCCATCGCGCACTGCAAGCGTTCCCAGCTGCTGCAGCCCGGGATGGTGGCCTCGGCGGCGGCGCGGAGGAGCGTCAGCGACGTCATGTTCTACTCGGTGACCAACACGCCCAGAGCCTCTTCCGTGACCGCCGGCGAGGTGGCGCAGGAGAGGAGGCAGGAGATGTGCAGGGGCTGATGATGGCCGATGACATGCCACCCATGGATCAAAAGCgacattcttttgtttcttttcttttttgtttATTTTGCTTGTGAAGATGATGAGCAATGTGATGTGGGTTGCTCTGGTGATGATCAGGACGCAATGTGCTGTGACTGTTTCCCCGGTTCCCTTGATTCTTTGCGATCTTCTCCGAGCCAAGGATTTTCTCACTTGAGCTGTTCATAATCATATTGGCATTCTTTATTTCTTCTCCCCAGCTGCATCTCATCCTCTGTTGCATTCTTCTCCATCTCAAAGACTCAACGGCTCTGCCGCTGCTATGCTAGTGCTCACTGACTCACTGTGTCCATTGTTGGGAGATGTAGGGACGTAGGGTAGCCGGGTAGGGCAGGGCCACAGCACGGCAAGGCACGTTGTTTGAGTAAACGGTGCAAGGGTGGCACTGGCTTGGTGGCAGATTTGGTTCCGCTCCCAAGTACGCAGCTTGACCATACTCCTCTGTCCTCTGTACAAATCAGGAGGCCACTTCTATTTGCCGTATAGTCAATGGTGATCCAGTGCTTGCACCTACCCTCTGTACTGGCTCCATAGATACAGTGTACGTAGAAGAACACTCCAGTACAGACAGGTCTCCAGCTTACTGTAGGTGCTTAAGCAAAAAGCAGAGCCCTCTGCATCTACCTCGCCGCTCCGTTGGCTTCGAAACAAAGCTAGTTAGGTTTGGAACAGCCGTCTCGTCTGCTCCATGGAAATGCTTGGCCTTTTGCCAACACGAAAGCTTTAAAGGAAGAACCCTTGGCGAAACAAGATTACGACGGCCCCATCGGATGGATCATTGCGTCTGCAAACGAACAGATCAGCAAAAGCAAAGCAGTGTTAGGCAAACTCTGGAATAGATTAGGAAATGCGGTTCTGGCATCTGGATTTTTTTTCTTTCATTTTTGTTTCTGAAAGAGCCAAACCATTTGAATGTTTGTACTCCTTTTCAGATTTATTTACCGGTGCTTGTGAGACGAAGATGCGTGCGCCTTTTCGTAGTTGTGGGGGTGCCAGGCTGAAATGGAACAGCTGCAAGCCGAGTAGAGCAGCACTGGGCACTGAAAAGCGGAGCGCCTTTGAGCTGAATGATCCCCAGTTCTCAGCAGCGCTCCTCAGTCCTCACCACCACCATGGCTTGTCCTGTGATCTGATAGAGATGTGCCGTGCAATCCAACAAGCACAAGAGGCCCAGGCCATGAGCACGGGCAGGCACAGACGAGCCACATATGGAGAGCTTTGCAGAGCACAATGCGAAATCCAGTCCAGAGATTCCTTCACCGTCCATCCCTCTGCGAGTGAGTGAGTGAATGGCTGGCTGCTGTTAAAAGCCACAGGCTTTGAGCACACCACCAGCAGCGCTGCAGCAGAACCAGATGGATGGAAATGGAATGGAGCAAACCATTTGCCTGCAGCTAGGTAACAAACCAAAGAATCTTCTCAGAGGTGAGGAGAAAAAAGCAAGCGAGCGGGCTGGGCTGGCCCTGCTTAAAGTGGCCAGCCACTGAGAAAAGGTTTCGCCTTTCTGTTTCTGGTGTTCAGGACTCAGGAGGAGGGAGAAAAAAGGAAAGGCGAAGGAAGGAGAGAGATTTGCTATCACAACAAACTGCAAAAAGGGAGCAAAAGCCTGGGTGTACTGGCAGCAACACTTTGGTCCGTGTGCATACGTCCTTAGCGAATAACTAGGTCATCATCATTTAGAATGATTGTCGTCTACTGGACATCAACACCTCGGCTCCAAATGACGAAGGGCAAGTTCAGAAATACTCCTCAGACCCAAGGGCAATATGGGGCAGGGGTTTGTTCAAGATGGTTGCAAGACACAGCCATTAAGTTGGCCGATTGAGCAGAAGAGCATTGGGTTTGCTGCTAACCTGTTTGCATATGGCTGCAGGGGCAGACGCCAGAGAGAGATCAGCAGATGGTTTGACTGGCAGGTCAAAGATTGGAGTATAAAAATGCATAGAGTAAACACTGTAACAGACAGGCATCACTGAACAAATCGACAAAGGTATGGGCCTGTACTGTATTTTATTGGTTTGAGAAGATACAACAGCATGGCAGCAGGATAGGCATAGGCATCAATGCGTCATGCCACAAAGCAAAATGTTATTATATTATAGAGATGAGAAAAACTAAGTGCGTGTGCGTTTTTTTTTTTACAATTGAAAGACAGCAGGTCTGACAAGAAAAGATTCTTACCTGGAGTCTGGAGGCAGCAGGCACCAACTTCATCGCTTGTTTGATTCCTGGATCCAAACCGGCAAACATAAGAATATTTGATAAGATTTTGTTTAGGAGGTGCCTCCAAAACTCAACAGTAGGCTGGGTTTATCTCTGGTGGGACACGCCAAAATCACTGCTTGCCACTTTCTGAACTTGCAATGACAGCAGGAACAGTGCTGGTTCCCACCGCAAACATTTGACGGTTCTTCAACCAAAGCACCAAGAGTTCCTCTCAGGCTTAGGCCAGTCACGTGCAGGTTGTCACATTGTGGAGCTGCATCAGCATGGTTGCCGGAACTCAAAAGTACTCTGAATTCTCAAGCTGGCGATCCCGAATCAGCTGGGATCCATGATACAAATAAGAAGTCTTGACTGTTTTTAGAATCAAGTGTATTTCTTTGGAAACAATATAACTGTGTTGAATTAATCTAGTGTTCAAAGACAAATACAAGAATCATTTGTAATCATCTGTCTGCAACCTGACTCTAGTGGGGTACAGTCATCTACTGAATCTACTGACATAGGAAACCAGAAACCCAAATGAGGTTAGCAGTTAGCATACTTTTTGCTCTTCAGTGTGTGTGTGTTCATGGGGAATTAGGAGACATGCATAACAGGACAAGCAAGCCTCGGTAGAGAACTAAATACAACAGCCAAAGTTGAGCTAGATCAAACAGGGAAGGGGCCCATATGTAGCTTGCAACACCAGGCATGCTGGACTACTTTTCTCAGCACGACTCTCTAGTTTGCCAAAAAAAAAATCAAATAAAACGCCATCATATACACCAAACTATATTGCAGAATAAGCTGGCTAAGGAAAGCAACAGAGGGCTTTATTTTATCAGCTAATTTGATGGGGCATAATAGAATAAGAGAATGGATGATCTTCCAGTGTCTCCTTTACAGTTAGAAGCCGACAAATACTATATAACAAGCTGTCGTTGATAATGTATATTTCAGGTTCCAGTTCTCCATATAGAAAATAATCTCTGAAGTCAAGCTTTCACCGACTCCAAAAGTCTAATATACAGCCTACCTGGTATACAATGTGAACGGGAGACCAATCTGCTTAACAATGTTCCCTCCCAATTTCCTAGAACGATTAGATTACAAATCACTACTCTGAGCTTAAGTGCGAACGCTGGTTAAGCCCTAAGTGGTTTGCTCTTCTGACATTATTTTCTTCAAATTTATATCTCCATGATAGAAGGTGAAGCCCCCATGAAGAATAGATTATTGTATTGATAGCAAGAGTGAATACATACAGATCAGATCAGTGGCGATCCAGAAATGGATAAAAGGAGGAGCTACTAAGATAAGGCTACAAAAATTAGCCTAAACTAAATGATATAATTGTTGAGTAATTAGACAATTTTCAGATTAAATTccaaatataaatcatgaccaaatcaaaaGAACTGAAATAAAGAGTCAAATCAGGTGATGCGTACTGATCagacatactgatagatggcgcgggccggaatcagcagggtcgacgacgtcgaagcagcgaaatcaggagggtcgacgaggtcagaagatcatgagcagtcgcgtgaggacgcttcccaaaaacctcattcgccctctcccggtgcaggatctcgagggcgaagagttccggagacctgctctcctgatcgcagatgcacgtctacggtcgggatgaagagaactgaaggcggctcagctgtgaagagaggcgaaagcgaaaacTGGGATGATATGGATGCTGGCTGCCAGgcgccttttatagggccgagtccgcgaacaGATAGCTATCTTCGATCCTATCCGCCAGCGAAAATCTCGCGTTCAgtttagattttatagcgatcggttaggattctaaacttaacagccaagcaaccaaaaattcaaacggcaaaaggaagcCGCGCCCCCACAAGGCGagaggccggatttcggcggaccattcacgcgcatgtcgtgcgcccgcgccctccgCCCCGGCCTGGCCAGGCCAGCGAGCGCGTGCGcgtgtgtggctctccacactctttcctctcatccatgacttggtgagtgagtgtggcttccatatttaagctagctccacTCCACTaggactagcaatatggtgctattggttccaccattcCCTAGCCATACACATATAtgagcttttgagattttcctgggatttaattGAATTCctcaattgggcctagcccataaatcctaacaataatTGATGTTTAATATGACAAAGTAACAAGATATAAATCAAATATTTCAAGAAACATATAGAATGTGGCATGGGTGGCCTAGCAGCGGGTGGCTCGTACCTTGCAGTGTGCAACATGACCGACTAGTCATTGCCACCTGTCAGCCTAGAGCCTAGGCATGGGCGCCTACCTACTGTGACCACGCCATGAAGGAGATGGAGGGCAGCCGCCAAACAGACAGCAATGACTAACAAGGAGCGCGGGCGCTAGATATCGAGCGGCTAGGGTTAGGACGCAGACAGAGACGGGACCAATGGCGTGGTGTGCGTATGTTGGATGCGGAGGTGGCTGGTGTGTGATGGATTACAGAGGGAGGTATTTGGGCTGGTCTAAAGACCTGCTCCTACAATTTTTAGCCCACAACCGGGGCTGCAGCCCCGGCAAGCCCTCCCTATATCTGCCCTTAGATCAGATAGCTCTAGGGTTAGGTGTCCAACACCACCAATGGGCCATGGACCACATACTATACATGGCCTAAGCCCAGGTTGGCTCAACCAACCCACATAGTCTAGCTGCCCCGTAATTAAAACTCTAGCCACGACAAATGTTGAGAATGGACCAAAAC from Zea mays cultivar B73 chromosome 6, Zm-B73-REFERENCE-NAM-5.0, whole genome shotgun sequence harbors:
- the LOC100273639 gene encoding Probable membrane-associated kinase regulator 3-like — protein: MPRPPTMVIQDDYIDMDLTPAATPEPSPASPRFEFQSAGAGAAGDRHREAAFASPADELFYKGNLLPLHLPPRLQLVQRLLQDQEQPPPLRGAKRDAESDATAAAAAERGDADAAAAASKVCAAKKPSWAKKLKVVKRWASKEYIRSLFLARPPLPSDIVAAAGGASASGHGIGSVSARGSVLEQEEVCQCQHRKSFSGIIRRVRLVATKAPGTSPLCSSSSSSSSSSTPSCRNANGFFFRTPASAAGATPALKRSSSAGSSEEGAIQGAIAHCKRSQLLQPGMVASAAARRSVSDVMFYSVTNTPRASSVTAGEVAQERRQEMCRG